In Papaver somniferum cultivar HN1 chromosome 1, ASM357369v1, whole genome shotgun sequence, a genomic segment contains:
- the LOC113301413 gene encoding uncharacterized protein LOC113301413, translating into MTTKLVKHLMADNIQGDPTLKSKQIMSLFKKTYGSNIKYNHARRGKEVVFEDPYGDDEKSYRDLNWYVKSIEQTNPDSFVKLEVDQETGRFQRIFVFFGACKHNYRYLRPMIYLDATFLTGRFRGTLMAATCIKGNDGFYPYAFVIVSSENKDNWFWFLDNLQQVVDDRPIVFLSDRHEGLLQGIPRVFPGSYHSCCFYHIKCNLPIGKGDANYNVVIDLFYKAAYSYTAANFEEALLGMHAIGCGHVANYLRTIPKEKWANAFFPVCRYAAHSSTISELFNNCILEFKKLHAFALLDAIRLKVMQMNSKRRVEGLENFNT; encoded by the exons ATGACAACCAAGTTAGTTAAGCATTTGATGGCTGACAATATACAGGGTGATCCCACTTTAAAATCCAAACAGATCATGTCACTCtttaagaagacttatgggtccaatattaagtatAACCATGCCCGTAGAGGGAAAGAGGTCGTATTTGAAGATCCGTATGGTGACGACGAGAAGTCGTATAGGGATTTAAATTGGTATGTGAAATCcattgagcaaactaatcctgatAGCTTTGTGAAACTTGAAGTTGATCAAGAAACTGGAAGATTTCAGCGGATTTTCGTTTTTTTCGGTGCTTGCAAGCATAACTATAGGTATCTCAggcccatgatttacttggacgctACTTTCCTCACTGGTAGATTCAGGGGTACTTTGATGGCTGCAACATGTATCAAAGGAAATGATGGTTTTTACCCATATGCCTTTGTTATTGTTTCATCTGAAAACAAAgacaattggttttggtttctggatAATCTTCAACAAGTGGTCGATGATCGTCcgattgttttccttagtgatcgtCACGAAGGACTTTTGCAGGGCATTCCAAGAGTATTTCCTGGTTCATATCACAGCTGTTGCTTTTACCATATCAAGTGCAATCTACCTATTGGAAAAGGTGATGCGAATTACAATGTCgttattgatttgttttacaaagctgCTTACTCTTACACAGCAGCGaactttgaagaagctttgcTCGGCATGCATGCTATTGGTTGTGGACATGTTGCTAATTATCTCAGGACCATTCCAAAGGAGAAATGGGCAAATGCATTTTTCCCCGTATGCAGATATGCTGCTCACTCTTCAACTATTTCCGAGTTATTCAATAACTGTATTCTTGAGTTCAAAAAGTTGCATGCTTTTGCTCTTCTTGATGCGATACG TTTGAAGGTTATGCAGATGAATTCAAAGAGAAGGGTAGAAGGTCTTGAAAATTTTAACACCTAG